A portion of the Rhinolophus sinicus isolate RSC01 linkage group LG03, ASM3656204v1, whole genome shotgun sequence genome contains these proteins:
- the SGPP1 gene encoding sphingosine-1-phosphate phosphatase 1, whose translation MSLRQSLALLAGRLQEPQKVARFQRLCGVEAPLSRSAVASADLREDEEEEAPLSRDCRRREPQPEECGGPRTPGSDRNQCPAKPGGGGALNGVRNGLASEPGPASPRRAGALRRNSLTNEEGELAHVSNWPLYYLFCFGTELGNELFYILFFPFWIWNLDALVGRRLVVIWVLVMYLGQCTKDIIRWPRPASPPVIKLEVFYNSEYSMPSTHAMSGTAIPISMVLLTYGRWQYPLIYGLILIPCWCSLVCLSRIYMGMHSILDIIAGFLYTIVILAIFYPFVDLIDNFNQTHKYAPLIIIGLHLALGIFSFTLDTWSTSRGDTAEILGSGAGIACGSHVTYNMGLILDPPLDALPLVRPPITVTLFGKAILRIFIGMAFVLVIRDIMKKITIPLACKIFNKPCDDIRKARQHMEVELPYRYITYGMVGFSITFLIPYIFFFIGIS comes from the exons ATGTCGCTAAGGCAGAGCCTGGCGCTGCTGGCTGGTCGTCTGCAGGAGCCGCAGAAAGTGGCCCGTTTCCAGCGGCTGTGCGGGGTGGAAGCACCGCTGAGCCGCTCCGCCGTGGCCTCCGCCGACTTgagggaggatgaggaggaggaagcgCCGCTCTCCAGAGACTGTCGGCGTCGAGAACCGCAGCCGGAGGAGTGCGGAGGTCCCCGGACCCCCGGAAGCGACCGCAATCAGTGTCCCGCCAagccgggcggcggcggcgccctCAACGGCGTGCGGAACGGGCTGGCGTCCGAGCCGGGCCCGGCCTCGCCGCGGCGGGCGGGCGCCCTGCGCCGAAACTCGCTGACGAACGAGGAGGGCGAGCTGGCCCACGTGAGCAACTGGCCGCTCTACTACCTGTTCTGCTTCGGCACGGAGCTGGGCAACGAACTCTTTTACATTCTGTTCTTCCCCTTCTGGATATGGAATCTGGACGCCCTGGTCGGCCGGAGGCTCGTGGTCATCTGGGTGCTGGTCATGTACCTGGGCCAGTGCACCAAGGACATCATCCGCTGGCCGCGGCCCGCCTCGCCGCCCGTGATCAAGTTGGAGGTCTTCTACAACTCCGAGTACAGCATGCCCTCTACCCATGCCATGTCCGGCACCGCCATCCCCATTTCCATGGTCCTCCTCACCTACGGCCGCTGGCAG taTCCTCTTATATATGGACTGATTCTTATTCCATGCTGGTGTTCCCTAGTTTGCCTAAGTAGAATTTACATGGGAATGCACTCCATTCTG gaTATTATTGCTGGATTCCTATATACCATTGTAATCTTAGCTATCTTCTATCCATTTGTGGACCTGATTGACAACTTCAACCAAACTCACAAATATGCTCCATTAATCATCATTGGGCTTCATTTAGCCTTGGGGATCTTTTCTTTTACTCTTGATACCTGGAGTACATCCCGAGGAGACACAGCTGAGATTTTAGGAAGTGGTGCTGGAATTGCCTGTGGATCTCATGTTACCTATAACATGGGTCTGATATTAGATCCTCCTCTGGATGCATTACCTTTGGTTAGGCCCCCCATTACTGTAACTCTGTTTGGAAAAGCCATATTGCGGATCTTCATAGGGATGGCATTTGTACTAGTAATCAGAGATATAATGAAAAAGATCACGATTCCTTTAGCCTGTAAAATCTTCAATAAACCATGTGATGATATTCGAAAAGCAAGACAGCACATGGAAGTTGAACTTCCCTATCGGTATATTACCTATGGAATGGTTGGTTTCTCTATCACATTTTTGattccttacatatttttctttattggtaTCTCTTGA